From the Glycine max cultivar Williams 82 chromosome 11, Glycine_max_v4.0, whole genome shotgun sequence genome, the window TTTGGTTGGCAAGACACCTTGCATTGCTTGAGTGCCTGCAATTGCTAGCTAACTGGTGTCAATTAATATCTTCTTCTGATCAGTTAATTTCCTGTTGAAATTATCCtgagtttataattaattagcatGTGGGGCAAGATATTGCAATCCATAAGGAAAAGTCTCATAAGCCTTCAACAGAAGTCTATGAATTCTCGAAAGAGTGAAGAAGTTGATAGTAGTGTCACTAGTGTGTCTGTGTCACTGCATGATGGTGTGCAGTGGGTAAATTGCAATTGTTGCATAGAGGAAAACAAACAATGCAATTTTGACCACATTAATGCCTCAGAAGGCGCAAATAATGTCCACGCCCAGCGTGATGCCAACGCCAACAGTTCTTTTACTCATGCTGTAATCAACATGGTGGGGATGCTCGTAGGTAAACGTTCTATGCATGctgcttaatatatatatatatatattatattaatttcaattttttctttttttaattagctCATATAACATAACCACACAGTTTATCCTCTTAAATGCATCCATCGGTTCAAAagagtcatttttttttcttggtataACATATATTAACACAgaatattaactaattttaccgctgattaatttttattttttatcataaaatcttattaattatctttagtaaaaaaaattaattatttttttattcatgagaCTTGGATTACTTAAAAGAATACAAAAATTTAACTCTTTATctctcaaaaaaattaattttaaattttctactGAAAGATAATTGCATGAAACTGAAAAATATTAGGTTTTTACGTTTTTGCCCCTCACATAAAATTGCCTTTCAACTCCTTATCAACCTTAACATAATTAGTTTTGATAAAACGGATTTTGAAACCGTTAACATAAGTAGGATGTATATGTTCAAATTCGTTTCAGctataaatttatattgaaacgtgtgttttattttattaaaaaagtataaaaaaatgattttccaatATGAAAATGACTAGGGACTTAATTAACTTTAGTAAGTTTACTTTTAAACGTACCATCATGTGTGAGGTTATCCTCTTGATTTACTATTACCCAACTTCAGCACGACAATAATGTTCAGAATATAGTATATACTAAAACTAAAACTCTCTCGGGTGGTGCATCTAAGATTTGTAAGATCACCAATTCTGTCTGTAAAAGGCACGTCTAAAATTGGACATAGCCACGAactaatttaaaacattttaaattagtCATAATCACAATCAATATTGTAATTTACTCTTATAACCTACTAGGATAGGCTTAATGGTGAGGGGTTTGATTAGTTTGCATAAGGTCATAGCGTAGATTCTAACTTGGTTGTTGTTTTAgaaattttcatatttgaaaTCAACAATATGTGTGTTcaacttgatatatatatatatatatatatatatatatatatatatatatatatatatatatatatatatatatatatatatatcttaatttcAGGTTTGGGGCAACTGTCAACTCCATATGCTGTAGAAAATGGAGGGTGGTCATCTGCATTCTTGCTTATGGGACTAGGAGTGATGTGTGCTTATAGTTCTCACATACTTGGAGTATGCCTTAGAAAGAATCCCAAGTTAACAAGTTTCATGGATATTGGGAAGCATGCATTTGGATCAAAAGGTAGAAACGTGGCTGCAACAATCATCTACATGGAAATCTTCATGTCCCTCGTTTCCTACACCATCTCACTACATGATAATTTGATCACAGTGTTTTTGGGGACAAATTTGAAGCTTCACTTGCCTAATTTTTCTTCATCCCAGCTCCTAACTGCGGTGGCAGTCTTCATTGCAATGCCTAGTTTGTGGATCAGAGACCTTTCTTccatatctttcctttcaagtGTTGGCATTCTCATGTCTCTACTCATTTTCCTGTGTGTAGCAGCCACTGCACTCTTAGGACATGTCCAATCTAATCATTCCATACCTGTCCTCCACCTCCATAATATTCCATCAGTATCTGGCCTCTACGTTTTCGGCTATGGAGGACATATTGTTTTCCCTGAATTATATACAGCCATGAAAGACCCCTCCAAATTTACAAAGGTACCCAACttcatgaaattttataaacttaattatttgcTTAATCAAAActttcaataaatataaattgatcCGGAAAGCACATCATATTTATGTTTGGTCTCTAAAAGTGTTTGTGTGAACAATTTACCGTGTGTTTGGATTCCTATCCACACGTTTTGACGCACGTCACTGAAACAACTATTAGTTGCTTTTAGTGGTTTTTGACATGATATTTTAGTGAAATATGTGGATCACCAATCATAATCTAAATACACACTTAGTCTTCAAAGTTCAAAGGtattaacttatattttagtcatttcatcacaaaatataatcaaagtGTGAATAAATATGAGCAATATGAATACATTTGGAGTTTATGTTTACATTTTTTAGTCTcgaaaaagactaaaatatgaTCAAGTTAACACACTGAGGGACCAAATATTATATATGCCAACACTTTGAAGGACTAAAGATAATCAAAGTGTCACTTTCATGTACCAAATTGTATATAAACTCTGTATATATTTGTGCGTGGGCTTGTGCAAGTTGAGAATTTGTTCtgttttactataatgttaaagcattttagtaattaataaaatgttgTTTGGAAATTAATTTCAGGTTTCTATTGTGAGCTTCGCAGTAGTTACAGCAATTTACACGACATTGGGGTTCATGGGTGCGAAGATGTTTGGTAAGGATGTGAAGTCTCAGATCACACTTAGCATGCCACAAGAGCACATTGTAACAAAGATTGCTCTGTGGGCAACCGTGGTGGCACCTATGACCAAATATGCACTTGAATTCACCCCATTTGCAATTCAGCTAGAGCAtgcacttccaacttccatgaGTGTCAGAACCAAAATGATAATTAGAGGCTGCGTAGGTTCATTTTCACTTTTGTTCATACTAACCCTTGCTCTGTCGGTTCCATATTTCGAGCATGTACTAAGTCTCACTGGCTCCCTGGTTAGTGTTGCCGTTTGTTTAATTTTGCCAAGTGCTTTCTACGTGAAGATATGTTGGGGTCAGATATCAAAGCCTCACTTACTACTAAACCTCTTCCTCATCATATTCGGCTTTGTTCTTGCCGTGATGGGCACCATTTCCTCCTCACAGTTACTACTCAAAAGTCTTCAATCACATAACTTGAGGCACAAGGAATGATTCAGCAGCATATGCCCTTCCCCCTTGTTGATCTTTCTTGAATCACCAGTAATGATACATAAACATCTTATTATTGTAAACatctctcacttttttttttcctatcatatcataaatgctatcatatatttttttttctttctctaggTATTAAATAACATGAGAACGGTAACATTTTTCATATGAGATTtgtatacatatacatatgtACTTCTAAATCCGAGTACTTTTAGAGGAGTCTGTATGGATATGATACATTGCATAATTAATGAAAACAAGTTCGTTGTCCATTGCTGGTGTGACGTTGGAAAATTAATTCTGATGAAGAATTAAtggatatgtatatttaattatcaaatccAATATTGGAATTCTGTTTCTTAATTTGGTTTCCCCATTCTACCCCGAAACAAAAGTATTGGATTTGGGTTTCTATTGCTTCTACTACTTTTGTGTCGATGGATTCCAACTTATCTGAGGGACGTCAACGTCATTGGAAGAAGATTCTGAGCAAATTTGAAGCTTCACTTGCCTAATTTTGCGTCTATGTTTACAAAATTATTCCACGCCAATATTCggcaaatatgaaaaagaactGAATATAAAGTTCTAGATTCTGAGCACACAAATTAAAAGATCTCCAATTCAGCTTTAAGACGATTGTATAAATTTCAATATTCCATGAAGTTACAACTACCATATGCGAGTATCCAAACAATCACCAAGTTGACAAATGCTGAGAATTCTGTGCAGGGAAAAAGAGACCTTGTCCCGGAGCAGACTTAAGGTATTGAACGCTCCCTTCAAAACAAGTATTCCTATAATTAATCtatatctttgtaaatattatcaattatgaaTATGAATTTAAGTGATTATTCTTGAAAATGGAATAACTTGTACTCTTTTTTCTGTGTATTGATGTCTATTTTTTAAGTGTTCATGACATACTAGATATTacataacacatttttttttattacaaaccgAATCGATCCTCCACAGTTTTAGAACAACTTCCAACAGGTGTGTTTTTTATCT encodes:
- the LOC100786839 gene encoding amino acid transporter AVT1H: MWGKILQSIRKSLISLQQKSMNSRKSEEVDSSVTSVSVSLHDGVQWVNCNCCIEENKQCNFDHINASEGANNVHAQRDANANSSFTHAVINMVGMLVGLGQLSTPYAVENGGWSSAFLLMGLGVMCAYSSHILGVCLRKNPKLTSFMDIGKHAFGSKGRNVAATIIYMEIFMSLVSYTISLHDNLITVFLGTNLKLHLPNFSSSQLLTAVAVFIAMPSLWIRDLSSISFLSSVGILMSLLIFLCVAATALLGHVQSNHSIPVLHLHNIPSVSGLYVFGYGGHIVFPELYTAMKDPSKFTKVSIVSFAVVTAIYTTLGFMGAKMFGKDVKSQITLSMPQEHIVTKIALWATVVAPMTKYALEFTPFAIQLEHALPTSMSVRTKMIIRGCVGSFSLLFILTLALSVPYFEHVLSLTGSLVSVAVCLILPSAFYVKICWGQISKPHLLLNLFLIIFGFVLAVMGTISSSQLLLKSLQSHNLRHKE